One Triticum urartu cultivar G1812 unplaced genomic scaffold, Tu2.1 TuUngrouped_contig_5754, whole genome shotgun sequence DNA window includes the following coding sequences:
- the LOC125529662 gene encoding zinc finger MYM-type protein 1-like, with translation MVRVNKDDLRMYKARLTYSLRCLRFLLNQGLAFHGHDESEESSNRGNFLELLKWLSENDEEINKLVFNNAPGNCILTSPKIQNQIIECCAAQTTKRIIEDIGDDHYAILVDESSDACHKEQLALCIRFVDKSGRGCERFLGVVHVANTTSLSLKDAIQTLLKDHHLTPSQICGQGYDGASNMEGEIKGLKTLIMKESSSAYYIYCLAHQLQLVLIAVAKDNEPCLWFFDHVSYLLNIVGVSCKRHDMLRDVRAQKVLEALEIGEIESGSGLNQEMGLARPGDTRWGSHFKTIMHIVSMYSIILEVIDAIGKDPSQKSEWTRIRGVAQAFESFDFVFNLHLMLVILGYTNELSKSCKREIKILSMQ, from the coding sequence ATGGTGAGGGTGAACAAAGACGATTTGCGTATGTACAAGGCTAGGCTGACTTATTCACTTAGATGCTTGAGGTTTCTTTTGAACCAAGGATTGGCATTTCATGGACATGATGAGAGTGAAGAATCTAGCAATAGGGGGAACTTTCTTGAACTTCTTAAATGGCTTTCGGAAAATGATGAAGAAATTAATAAACTTGTTTTCAACAATGCTCCTGGGAATTGCATCTTGACTAGTCCAAAGATACAAAATCAAATAATTGAATGTTGTGCGGCACAAACAACTAAAAGAATTATTGAAGATATTGGTGACGACCACTATGCAATCCTAGTTGATGAGTCTAGTGATGCATGTCATAAAGAACAACTTGCTCTCTGCATACGATTTGTTGACAAATCAGGAAGAGGATGTGAGAggttccttggagttgttcatgTTGCCAATACAACTTCATTGTCACTTAAGGATGCAATTCAAACTTTGCTTAAAGATCATCATTTGACTCCTAGTCAAATATGTGGGCAAGGATATGATGGGGCTAGCAACATGGAAGGGGAGATTAAAGGGTTGAAAACATTGATCATGAAAGAGTCATCCTCTGCCTATTACATCTATTGTTTGGCACATCAACTTCAGTTGGTTCTTATAGCTGTGGCAAAGGACAATGAACCATGTTTGTGGTTCTTTGATCATGTTTCTTACTTGCTCAATATTGTTGGAGTTTCTTGTAAGCGCCATGACATGCTTCGAGATGTTAGAGCTCAAAAGGTGTTGGAAGCACTTGAAATAGGTGAGATTGAAAGTGGAAGTGGGCTAAATCAAGAGATGGGACTAGCTAGACCCGGCGACACTCGTTGGGGTTCTCATTTTAAAACCATTATGCACATTGTTAGCATGTATTCCATAATCCTTGAAGTAATTGATGCTATTGGAAAAGATCCTTCACAAAAAAGTGAGTGGACAAGAATACGTGGAGTTGCTCAAGCCTTTGAATCATTTGACTTTGTTTTCAATCTTCACTTGATGCTTGTTATTCTTGGCTATACAAATGAGTTGTCCAAATCTTGCAAAAGAGAGATCAAGATATTGTCAATGCAATGA